The genomic window ACCGCCACATCACCCATGCGGTGGTTGGCCCGCGCATTGAACACATTGCGTGCAATGCGCACTAGGCGCAGGTCGTTGGACGCCGGGTTGGTGGAATACGAGCGGGGGTCCGCGTAGTCATACGACAGCGAATAGCTGCTGGCGCCGGACTGCACATCGGCACTCAGCGTAAGCCCGCGCAACACGCCCAACGCGCTTTGTACATTGGTGGCTGGCAAGATAAAGCCCTGGATGTCATTGTGGTACACCACTGCACCCATGGACAGGTTGGCGGCGTGGTAGCGCAGGCCCAGCTCCGTAGCGCGGTTGCGCTGCGGCACCAGGGCTTTGTTACCAAAGTTGGGAAAGTAAAGCTGGTTAAACGACGGCGCCTGGAAACTGGTGCCCATACTGGCCACGCCCCGCACTGATTCTGTGATGCGGTAGCCGCCCGAAACCGCCCAGTTGTTGAAACTGCCAAACTGCGAGTTGTCGTCGTTGCGGGCTACCAGCAGCGCATTCCACACAGGCCGGTTCACGGCATACGAGACCAGTGCGCTGCGTACATCGCGGCTGGTCACGGTGTAGGCGGTGGAGCTGTCTACATTTTCATGGCGGTTCTCCAGCATGACGGACATCACGTCTTTGTCCAGCGTGATGTCGTTCTGCCAAGTGAGCTGGCGTCGGTTGGTGTTGAAGCGGGTGTTGCCGCCCCAGGCACCGTCAGACACACGGTAATAGTCGCCCATCGAACGTTCGTCACTGGTGCCCACAGTCAACGCTGCGTGCCACTGGGGCATCCACTGGGCGTCCCATTTCATCGTGGTGTGGTGGAGGTTGATCTTGGAGCGCGCGTCGGTCGTCAATCGGCTCAGCCCCAAGGGGTTGGGCGAGGGTGTGGCGTCAAACTGGTACTCGGTGTCGTTGCGAAGCAAGCTCAGGCTCAACGCATGTTCGCGGTTCAATTTGGCCGTCAGTTTGGCATCCACACTGGAGGCGCTGAAACCGTCTTCATCCGGGTTGTAGGCATTGGCCGCGGGGTTGGAGATCACGCTGATGCCGGTCGCCTTTTCACGCGACACGCCCAGGCTGTAGCCCAGGATTCCACTGGTGCCGCGCACCGATGCGCCAGCTTGCTGCTGGCCGTCGGTTCCGCTGCCGATGTTGGCATCGGCTTGCAGACCTTCGCCGGCTTCACGCGTAAAAATCTGGATCACGCCACCCACGGCATCCGGGCCATACAGGGCAGAGGCCGCACCACGCAGTACCTCAATCCGCTCGATGCGCGACAGGGGAATGTTTTCCAGCGACGCGCCGCCCGATGTGGCCGAACCCACTCGAACACCGTCAACCAGCACCAGGGTTTGTGAGGTGCTGGCACCGCGCAGGAACAGCCCTGTAGTGGAACGGTAACTGCCATTGCTGGCGAACTGCACACCCGGTAATTGGGCTAGGACATCGCGTAACGAAGACTGGCCTGCCAGCTCCAGCGTTGCGCGGTCCACCACCGAGATATCGGCCAAAACATCCGTCACCGGAGTGGCCACGCGTGAAGCGGTGACCACAGTTTCTGCCAAACTGACTTGGGCGTGGATGGGGAATGCAGCAGCCAGAGCCAGCGATAACGTGGCCAAGCGCGCACCAGAAGTGCTTTTTTTCATAGTAATAGAGAGACTCTTCGACAGGAGCCCTCGCCGTCTTCCCCGACAGCGCATGGGCATCACGGTTGCGCGACTAGCGTGCAACCACCGTATTGGCCGGTATCCGGGCTGGTGGAGCAACTCCCATCGCCTTCCCAGGCGCGTGTTCAAAACGCCCAGTGGCTGTGATGGGAGCGAAATCGCGGGGCGACTCGTCCACTTACCGTTGCGGGGGCAGCGCAGGTTAGACTTGCTGTGGACAGCGCACCCTCCTGCTTCCCGTTGAACTGCAGCGTGTGAACCACGCCGCGAGAACCAACGCAGCAATTTTACGTCACTTTGACGTGGTAAACCCTACAATGCCCAGTCTATGGCGAACCAGAACCACATCGACCAAATAGCCGAGCGCGTTGACCGCTTGTTGGTGCGTTATGCCGAGTTGCAGCGCACCAACGCACTGCTCACCGGCCAGGTGGAGGCACTCACCCATGAGCGTGATGCGCTCAAATCCCGCCTGAATGCCGCACGCGCCCGGGTGGACGCCCTGCTGGAGCGATTACCGGATACGACGACTGCGGTGCAAAAAGATCCATCATGAAACAGCTTGAAGTTCAAATCATGGGGCAGACCTATTTGCTGGGTTGCCCGGAAGGCGGCGACGCCCGCCTGCTCGAAGCCGTAGAGCGTGTCGACACCGCCATGTGCAAGATCCGTGATGCGGGCAAGGTGCGCGCCCGTGACCGCATCGCTGTGCTGGCGGCCCTGAACCTGGCCTTTGACGTGCCACAACAGCAGACCTCCGCACCCGCCGTACCGGGCCAGGTCGCTACCGCCACGGACGAGCGGTCCGCTGAACACAATCCCGATTCCGATGTACTGCTGGTCTCCCTGCTGGAACGTCTGGACGAAGCGCTGAGCGAAGACGGCAGATTGCTTTAGGCCTTTGCCGAAAAGCCTACAATGGGCCCGTCTGCAGTGCTCTCCGGGCTTTATATTTCCTGCAACCAATGCTCTTTGAGCCCGGGCTTGGAATATTGCCCCGCTAGCGTGATCATCTCGCGTCAGATGAACCCAAAGCGTGTGCTGACCTCGCCCACCTGAACCCAGGTTCAGGATGCCGGCCCGGTGGCATTTGCAGACACCTTATTCGGCCCATTACCGCTACGCGCTTCTTATGAGTGCACGCCACAATCCGGTATTACCCATAGGCCGGGAGTCCGGCAAACACTTCAACGACATATTAAAAACATGACACGGACAAAACCTCGAATCTTCTTGAATTTTGTTTTGGTCCTGTCACTATTCTTTCTTGCCGAGAAAAGCTCCTATGCCGTCGAGAACATTGGTGCACCCCTAGCGCTGCTAAAACAACGGCAGCTTGGTGATCTTGACCGATTAATGAACGGGTATTTGGACGGGTACAAACGCGATACAGACAAAGAGTTTGACGCGGCAAACGCCTTTGACACACTCAGTGTCAGGGACTTGAACATTTCCCATTTGTTTGACGAATGGATTATGGCGTTTCCAAAGTCTGCCGCTGCTCGATTAGCCAAGGGAAGGTACAACTATGAAATGGCTTGGTTGTCGCGAGGCGGAGGTTATATCTCAGAAGTCCCGCAAGACAAGATCAGCGGAATGGAAAGCTACATCAGCAGATCGATTGAAGATCTGCGTCGGGCCTGCGAACTAGATCCATCGCAAGCACTATTTTCTAGATACCTCATTCAAGCCTACATGACGCTGGGGCAACGAGAAGACCTATATAGAGAATATAAGAGAGCGATCACACTGGACCAGCACGTGAGAGGCGCTCGATACGCTTACTTGTTCGCGCTCCTCCCGCAATGGGGCGGGAGTTACCAAGAAATGGAAGGGTTCCTCAGCGAACTTAAAGGAATACCGGACACTCCCAAGACGATAAAAACAAAAGGGGACTTAGAGCAGGTGTACTACTTACAAAGATCGCAGCAATCTTTCCGAGAAGCTGACTTCGAACAAGCACTGAAATTTGCAAACCAAGCCGTCGCAGCAAATCGCAGTCAACCCGCGCTTTCTCAGGTAGGGTATGTCTTGGTCAAACTCAACAGGCATTCGGAGGCGATCAGCATATTTACTGAGGCGATAGACTTGTCGCCCGCAACAGCAAATGAATTGCGTGGTCCCCGCCAAAGTAGAGCCTTTGCCTACAGGACCCTGCTACAGAACAAGGAAGCTCTTGACGACTACGCAATACTCGCAGAAAGAGGTAATGCTTACGCTCAGTATTTTTTGGGGTACGCATATGTCAAGGGTTGGGGTGGAATAAAGCAGAATCAACCTGAGGGAATCAAATGGCTATCGCTAGCAGCTGATAGAGGAAATGAAAGTGCTAGAAAATTAATATTGGAAATAAAGTCTAACGAGATTAGGTAAGTACTTCTGGGGCATGGCTGTGAAAGCGGTCTCCTGCTCGACTATCTTTATAGTTTCGCAATTTCGCAGTTTGGCGGTAGCCAAAGTTAAAGCTCAGATTCACTGCCCATGCTCTCCCCTCTCCTGATTGTTGAACTGGCCGCCTTGGGCCTGGCCACCGGCTTTCTGGCTGGCCTGCTGGGCATTGGTGGAGGCATGCTGATCGGGCCTTTCATGACCCTCATCCTGTCGGCGCTGGGTGTTCCGGCCGACCTGGCGGTCAAGATGGCGATTGCCACCTCCATGGCCACCATCATGTTCACGTCCATCTCCAGCGTGCGCGCCCACCACAAGC from Rhodoferax sp. AJA081-3 includes these protein-coding regions:
- a CDS encoding cell division protein ZapA, with translation MKQLEVQIMGQTYLLGCPEGGDARLLEAVERVDTAMCKIRDAGKVRARDRIAVLAALNLAFDVPQQQTSAPAVPGQVATATDERSAEHNPDSDVLLVSLLERLDEALSEDGRLL
- a CDS encoding DUF4034 domain-containing protein, translating into MTRTKPRIFLNFVLVLSLFFLAEKSSYAVENIGAPLALLKQRQLGDLDRLMNGYLDGYKRDTDKEFDAANAFDTLSVRDLNISHLFDEWIMAFPKSAAARLAKGRYNYEMAWLSRGGGYISEVPQDKISGMESYISRSIEDLRRACELDPSQALFSRYLIQAYMTLGQREDLYREYKRAITLDQHVRGARYAYLFALLPQWGGSYQEMEGFLSELKGIPDTPKTIKTKGDLEQVYYLQRSQQSFREADFEQALKFANQAVAANRSQPALSQVGYVLVKLNRHSEAISIFTEAIDLSPATANELRGPRQSRAFAYRTLLQNKEALDDYAILAERGNAYAQYFLGYAYVKGWGGIKQNQPEGIKWLSLAADRGNESARKLILEIKSNEIR
- a CDS encoding cell division protein ZapB, which encodes MANQNHIDQIAERVDRLLVRYAELQRTNALLTGQVEALTHERDALKSRLNAARARVDALLERLPDTTTAVQKDPS
- a CDS encoding TonB-dependent receptor domain-containing protein — its product is MKKSTSGARLATLSLALAAAFPIHAQVSLAETVVTASRVATPVTDVLADISVVDRATLELAGQSSLRDVLAQLPGVQFASNGSYRSTTGLFLRGASTSQTLVLVDGVRVGSATSGGASLENIPLSRIERIEVLRGAASALYGPDAVGGVIQIFTREAGEGLQADANIGSGTDGQQQAGASVRGTSGILGYSLGVSREKATGISVISNPAANAYNPDEDGFSASSVDAKLTAKLNREHALSLSLLRNDTEYQFDATPSPNPLGLSRLTTDARSKINLHHTTMKWDAQWMPQWHAALTVGTSDERSMGDYYRVSDGAWGGNTRFNTNRRQLTWQNDITLDKDVMSVMLENRHENVDSSTAYTVTSRDVRSALVSYAVNRPVWNALLVARNDDNSQFGSFNNWAVSGGYRITESVRGVASMGTSFQAPSFNQLYFPNFGNKALVPQRNRATELGLRYHAANLSMGAVVYHNDIQGFILPATNVQSALGVLRGLTLSADVQSGASSYSLSYDYADPRSYSTNPASNDLRLVRIARNVFNARANHRMGDVAVFGEVKVSSDREDNNLAFSGRDILPGYTVLNLGMNYTVHKNVSVLARVNNVTDEKYMLANTYSTPGRNVFVSLNWSL